In the Leptotrichia sp. oral taxon 223 genome, GTTAATGTTCCAAAATCAGGAAACAAAGTTCGAAAAAACATAACTTTAAATGCTGAGCAATTTTATACAATGGAAAGATTTGCAAAAAAAGTTGGCATTTCTTTTTCTCAGCTCGTAGAAAAAGCTACATACGACTATGTTCAGGAACAGGAAAACTTAGATTTAGCAGAATTTTTGCGTGCAAACTGTAATCCAGTTCCAAAAGAGGAAGAAAATGAAATAATTGAAGTCTTAAAAGAATATGACAAAAATGATCCAGGAAGGGAGCTAACTCTTGAAGAGCTATTATAAAGTTTTGTATTCTAAAAAAGCTGAAAAATTTATGAAAAGCCATAAAGAATATGGAATAAGATTTTTTAAAAATTTTACAGAATTGTCAAAGGACTTTTATAATAACTTCAATAATTTTGATATTGATTATTATGAAAGTTTTCAAAATGCCTATCGAATGCGTATAGGAAAATACAGAGCTATTTTTACAATCGAAAATGAGGAAATAAAAATTATTAATGTAATTGATATTAATAGTCGTGGAGATATTTACAAAAAATAACAAAAATAAATAATTAAAATGAGGGTGTCTCATAGGTCAAAAATAACTTTACTAACATAAATATTATATATTTTTAAAAATCAACAGATATTATTTTTATTGATTTTGTAAATATAGTAAAATATATAAAACTTATGATTTGGTAATTTTATTTACCTTATGGGACAGCCCCTTTTATTATTAAAAACTACCCTTCCAAAATTTCAATAAAATCAATAAATTCCTGAACAGAAAATTCCTCAGTCCGTGCAAGTCTTGTCTTTCCAGTTTTTTCCAGCGCATTTCCCACTACATCCTTTGAAAATCCTAATTTTATCAGATTATTTGCAATGCTCTTTCGTTTATTGGAAAAGGCTTCTTTTAAATATTTAAAATATTTCTCTTCTGAAATCTGGCTTTCATATCTTTTATCTTTCAAAATTTTTATTCTTAAAAATGCTGAATCAACTTTTGGAACAGGATCAAATTTTTCTTTCGGCACAGTAAACAGATACTCCGCTTCAGCATAAAATTGAACTGCGTGTGTAAGTAAGCTCATATTCTTACTATGAGGCTGTGAGGCAATCCGCTCTGCCACTTCCTTTTGCACCATCAAGTAAATTTCATCAATATTCTCACGGTATTTCAAAAGCTTATTAATAATCGGCGAAGTTATATAATACGGAATATTTGCCACAACTTTAACATTTTGCCTGTTTTCAAAAAAATTTCCTAAATCTGCTTCCATAAAATCCTGATGAATCAATTTAAAATTTTCTTTTTTTTCAAATTTTTTAGTTAAAAATGGTATCAAATCATCGTCTATCTCAAAGGCAGTCAAAAATTTAGAATTTTCAATCAGTTTTTCTGTCAAAAATCCCAGCCCCGGCCCAATTTCCAGCACTTCTGTTTTTTCATCAATATTCGCCACATTCAAAATCTCATCTGACAAACTGCTGTCATTCAAAAAATTCTGACCGTATTTTTTCTTAGCCTTATGATTTTCATTCTCAAAATGTTTATTTTTCTTTTGGTATTTCTCTTTTTTTCTTTTCAATCTTTCTCCTTATTTAATGTGCCCTAGAACTATTTTAAAAATAAATTACAAATTTATTCAAAAACTGACGGTTCTGCTATTCCCACATACTCAAGGTTTCTGTAATTTTCATTAAAATCAAGCCCGTATCCCACAACAAATTCATTTGGAATTTCAAAGCCGATGTACTGCACATCAATTTCAACTTCTCTTCTTTCAGGTTTATCCAACAATGTGCACAAGGATACTTTCTTGGGATTTCTGCTTCCTAAAAGCTGTAATACTTTTTTAAGTGTAAACCCTGAATCAATAATATCTTCCACAACTAGCACATTTTTCCCGCTGATTGTGCTTCTCAAATCCTTCAAAATCTTAACTTCCCTAGAACTTTGAGTCCCTTCTCCATAGCTGGAAGCCTCAATAAAGTCAATTTCAAGCGGCAACTTTATTTCCCTGATCAAATCAGCCATAAACACAATCGAACCCTTTAAAAGCCCAACAACTATAAGCGGCTCATTTTCACCTTTAAAATCCTCAGTAATTTCTTTTCCCAATTCCGCTAATCTTTTCCGAATTTCCTCTTTCGTAATCAGCTGCTTTTTTATCCCAAATTCAACATCTCTTATCATCAGTTTTCCTCCATCATCAATTTTTTTACTGCGATACCTGCTTAAAAACAAATACACGTTATAATTTCCCTCAATCTCTATTTTACCTCAAATTTCAATAATTTCAAACATATTTAAAATTTTTTACATCCTATCTCAAGAATAAAAAATAGATATTTTTGAAAAACTTCAAAAAAAATTTAAAATTATTTAATTTATGCTATTGACTTTTTTAACTTTCGTGTTATAATGATATTGTCAAAGGAAAGTTAATTAATACTTAACAATCATTTGGCTGTATAGGGGAATTTGTTTTTTTGAATAAAAGACCATTTTATGAGATAGCCCAAAAAAACATTATTTATTTAATTTCCCTATATAAAAAGGGCTATCTCATAATTCACAACTTATTTTTTTTACAAAGTTTACAAACATAGCCTTTTCTAATCAAATCTAATTTATTTAGTTTTTTTTTATTACATAAGTTTTTTATATTTTAACTTATACTAAACCCCATTTAAAAAATAGTAATAAAATTCTATAATAATTAATTTGATAGCCTTGTTAAAAATATCAAATCTAATTTTTTAAGTATCCAGTATCCGTATAAGGGATTTTTATTTAGGGTTTGAAAAACTGCTTATTATTAATAAATATTTTTCATAATTTCATGTTTTTTCTTTTTATATAAGCAAGGGAAATCAATCGCCATTTCCCTTGCAACCCTGGCTCGTCTAAGCATTTTTTTGAAACAAAAACGAAACTCGCTGACGCTCAGACAGTCGTTTTCATTCCAAAAAAATCACGACATTATATATTAAATTATAAAGATTATTATATTTAAATTTTAGGCTTTTACATTTGAAAAATATCAAATAAGCAAAATTTCGTTAAAGGAAAAATAACTGTCTGAGCGTAGTTTTACGAAGCGAGTTTTATTTTTTCTTTATAAGAAAGTTTTGCGTAAGCGGGGTTGTAAGGGCATGGCATCTGATGCCCTTACATTAAAAAACATATAAATAAAATTACAAAAGGCTTTAAGATGGATACTTAATGATTAAATTTAATTAAAGGATATTTTATAGTTACATAGGTTGTAAACAGTACAATCTTGTAAAAAAGGCTTTAATTCCATGAATTTTCTGATTTCTACTATTTAAATGGAAAATAGTATTAAAAAAATTAATACCCAAATAGGTGATTTTATTAAAAATTACCATTTGAGTATTGATTTGTTATTTATTTCTATTTAACTTTTTCTACTAATTTTGTAAATTCAGCAGGATTATTTAATGCTAAGTCTGCTAAAACTTTTCTATCAAGTTCAATTCCAGCTTTTTTAAGTCCGTTCATTAATCTTGAGTAAGAAATTCCGTTTAATCTTGCGGCAGCGTTAATTCTGATAATCCATAATTCACGCATTTTTCTTTTTTTCAGTTTTCTATGTTCAGTTGCGTAAGCCATAGCTTTTTTAACTGCTTCATTAGCCTTTTTATAATTTGTTTTTATGGCTCCTCTATAACCTTTTGCTTCTTTTAAAACTTTTTTATGTCTTTTTCTTCTAACTATTCCTGTTTTTACTCTTGGCATATTCTTTCCTCCTTGATATTTTAGCCGTTTTCTGTTCCTTATATTTAGAACTAACTTTTGTCAATTTTTAATTTTTTAAATAAAAAGCCGTTGATTCTTGTTTTAAACTGCTTTTTTTATTTTACTTTTAAATAAAAGTTATAAATTTTGTTAAATTGTTTTTTTCAAAATAATTTTAAAACAATTGCCGGAACTATCTTCCTTCTTGTCCAGCCAATACTTTTTTGATTTTTCTTTCAGCACCTTTTGGAGCGATTGCGTCTTGTCCTAGACGTTTTTTTCTTTTATGAGTTTTTTTAGTCAAGATATGGCTCTTTCCAGAGTGTCTTAAAGAAATTTTTCCACTTCCTGTAACTTTAACTCTTTTTTTTGTTCCTCTATGTGTTTTCATTTTTGGCATTTTCTTTCCTCCTAAATCACTTTTCACTTTTTTAAATTTTGCCTTTATTTTTTAGGCGATAATAAAATAAATTTTTGAACCTGTTCTTTCCCGTATTTTTTCTCAACTGTTGCAATTTCTTCAAAATGGCTTGCAAACTCGTCTAATACTTTAATAGCAGATTCTGCGTGCAATCTTTCTCTACCTGTAAGTCTTAAGCTGACTTTTACCTTATGCTCCTTGGCTATAAATTTTTCAATCTGAGAAATTTTTGTTTCCTTATCATGCTCGTCAATATGAGGCTTGATTCTAATCTCTTTAACAACGACATTTTTTTGCTTTTTCTTATTTTCCTTGTCTTTCTTCGTTTTCTCATACTTGAATTTTCCATAGTCCATAATTTTGCATACAGGCGGTGTTGCATTTGGTGAAATCTCAACTAAGTCCAATTCCTTTTCTGCAGCAAGTGCCAACGCATCTCTAGCTGACATTACTCCAAACTGTTCTCCATCATCACCAACAACTCTAATTTCTCTTGCTCTAATTCGCTCATTCATTCTTGGCTCATCAGATCGGTTATTTCCTCTTATAAAAAACACCTCCTAATTTTTTTACAATAAAAAAACAAGATATAAGAAACCTTGCTCAATAGTTATCATATAAATAAATCCACAACAAAATCAGTATAATAAAAATACCTATTTCATTATAAAATATCAAATAACTAATACCCAACTCATCCTGAAAATAGAACTAATTATTCTATTTTTATTTGGAAAATCAATCCAAAACCTAAATATATTGATGGAAAGGTGAGAAACAATGTTTCTACTTCTAATTTAATTACTAAAATAGTTTATCATATTTTATTTTATTTTGCAAGTAAATTTTGAATTTTTTTTGACTTCTTGTTCTTGACATTTTATGAAATTATGATATAATTAATTTAACAAGATAACTTGTGAAGGATTAGTGCTGGGTTCCTGGATAGGAGTAGGATTAAAATCTTAGAATTCCTTTGCCCCTGAGGTTATCTTTTTTTTTATTTCAATTCCTTTTTTCAAATTTTCATAAATACTTTTTGGATCTTTTTTTATTTCATTTATTATAAATTCTGCTGCATTTATAGAATAAGTATATTGACAACTCTCTCCTATAACATGTTTGAAAGAAAATTTTTCATTATTCTTCATATCATAAAATTGGATAAACAAATTTAATGTGTTTGTAGTAAAACTTTTTTTTATTTCTCCATTACTTAAAGAATACTCAAACAATATATTTCTTTTTTCTAGTTCCTCTTTTATATATTTAGTTAATTTTCCATGTGAAAATATATGTGTATTGTTAGGATTTCTTATTTCACGAATAATTGTTCCTTTAGAGTTTGAATTTCTATCCACTGATATTTTGAAATCAGCATTTTTAGGATTTTTTGTGATATACAAATAATGATTTATAGTAAAAGCAAAATTATTATTATTCTGCTTTTCTAAAACTTGAATATTATTGTTATTAAAAATCAATTTTTCTGCTAATTCAGGGGGATATTTTGCTAATAGTTCAGTTTCATCAAAATCACTAAAAACTGTTCTCAATGTTAAAAAATCTTGAGCTATTTGATTTGTAATATCAATGTTATGAAATTCTAATAATTTATCACAATAGTTTTTTACACATGCTTGAAATAATGGTGCATAAATTTTTTCATAATCTTCTGTAATAAAATGTGTACTTGTATTTCGTAGTTCATTTATTGTTTCTAAATTAATTCTTAAAGGATTTTTGTTATTTGTGAAAATTAATTCAATAGCTCGTGTTAAACTAATTGTTCTATTAGGCTGATTAGAAAAATATATGGATTTTTCTTCTTTTAATAATTTTGCTTTCAACATCAATTCCCAAGCATTACAAATAAAAAAACTAAATCCTTCTACTCTATATTTTATTGTAGGTTTATTGTAAATTTCTAATCCCATTATAAACGCCTCTGTTGATTTTTCAATCAATTTATTTATAAAATTAATAGTTTTTTTCTCCATTTACTATCCTTCCTGTATTATTTTTATCAAATTTTAATATAATTATACTACATAATTTCTTATTTTTCAAAAAATTTTTAGATTTATTCTATAGAAAAAAGCCCTCCAAACAGAGAGCTTTATATTAATTTAAATTATAATTTCAGCCTATATCGACTTCTATTTAAGAAATCATTGATATAGTACGATCCACATATTATTTATAACACTTTTGTTACTTTTTGTCAACTATATTTTTTAACTTTTTTTAATAAATCCCAAAACCTCCTCAATCCCCTACTTTTTTATTTTCCTCGACCTTCCAACAAAAAAAAATTACTTCTATTTTAAAACCTGATTTTTTTACTCTGCCTTTTTCTATATAAAAATTTTTAAAATTAATCTTAATGAGGTATAATACATATAAAGATTCGTAATCTTTAATCTTTAGCAAAGGAAAATAACTTATGAAATATATTTATAACGTTGATAAACTAAAAAATCATAATGAAAATACAGTATTTGAGGAAAAAATAGGTAAAAAAGCACAAAATTTGGTTGAACTGGCTGCTGCAAGCTTTAATGTTCCTTATTTTTCAGTAATTACAAATAGATATTTTAAGGAAATTGTGCTAAAAGAAATTGAAGAGGATAATCGAAAAGCAGGGAATAATGATGAAATAAAGGACTGGGATGATGTATTTAGTGGAAATTCTGAAAGAAAGATTGAAAATATAATTAGAATTATAAAAAATCATAGAATTAAGGAAGAATTTCAAAAGGAAATAGAAAATACGCTAAATGAAGAAAGCTATTATGCGGTGAGATCGTCTTCGATTGAGGAAGATAGCAGTAATTTTTCATTTGCGGGGCAGTTTGAGACGTATCTTTATGTGAAAAAAGAAAATATGCTGGAAAAAATAAAGGAAGTATGGATTTCGTCCTTTTCACCGCATGTGATGAAATATAGGAAGGAAGGGAAAATAAATAACGAAATAAATGTTCCGGCGGTAATAATTCAGGAAATGGTTAATTCTGAAAAGGCTGGAGTTGGATTTAGCGTAAATCCTGTAAATAACAATTATGATGAAGCTGTCATTTCTGGAACTTATGGACTGGGGACAAGCATTGTTGACGGAGATGAAAACGGGGATCTGTTTATTTATAATAAAAAAACGAAGGAAATTAAAAAGGAAATAAGAACAAAGAAGATAAGACAGGTTTTAGATTTTGAAAATCAGAAAATAAAAGTAGAAGAAATAAATATTGAAGAGGAAGTTTTAAGTAGTGACGAAATACGTGAACTAGGTGAAAATATCATAAATATTGAAAAATATTATGGAAAGCCTCAGGATATGGAATGGGCATTTGAAAAAGGGAAACTGTATATATTGCAGTCAAGGCCCATAACTACATTGGAAAAAATAAATGAAAAAACGTCCAATACAATAATATGGGATAACAGCAACATCGTAGAAAGTTATCCTGAAATTACATTGCCACTTACATTCAGCTTTATAAGAAAGGCGTATTCTGATGTATATAAAAGATTCTCAGAAATTACAGGAGTGCCTCCGAAGGTTGTTGAAAGCTATCAAGTTGTGTATGACAATATGCTGGGGCTTCTAAAGGGAAGAGTTTACTATAACCTCATAAACTGGTACAAACTTCTAATGCTGTTTCCAAATTCCAAAGGCAACAGCAAGTTTATGGAACAGATGATGGGGGTAAAAAAGGAGCTGTCAGAGGAAAATCTTAATGAAAATCTTCTGGAAGCAGAAGAAAAAATGACAGGCTTGGAAAAATTTAGGAATAGACTGGAAAAATATAAGGAAGGATTTACACTATTTATGAATATGTTTCTCATAGAAAAAAAAGCTGAGAAATTTTATAAAATTATTGATGAAAATCTTAATGGGAAAAATAGTAATCTTGATAATAAAAATATAAAAGAACTGAAAAAATATTACAAGTTTCTTGAAAATAAGTTTCTAAAAAATTGGGAAATCCCCATTATAAATGACTTTCTTGTGATGGTATGGTTTGGGCTTTCAAAAAAGATGGCAGAAAAATATATAAAAGAAAATTTTGAAGAAAAACATAATATTCTTATCGCTCAAGAAGGAAACGACATGATAAGCGTCGAGCCTTCAAGATACATAAAAAAAATGAGTGATATGCTAAGGCAGGATAAATCTTTACAGAATGAAATAAAGGATATAATAAAAAATGATGGCAAATTAATGCCTGATGTGTTAAAATTAACTAAAAATGCAAAATTTAATTCTCTTCTGAATGAATATATGGAAAAATTTGGCGACAGGACAGTCCACGAACTGAAACTGGAAGCACCTACATTAAAGGAAGAGCCAATATTTCTGATAAAAATGATATTTTCTCTTTCAATGACAGAAAATATTCAGGAACATTCTAAAAGAAACATATCGGAAGAACAGAAAAAAATATATGACAATCTGAAAATAAGTCCTGTAAAGAAATATTTATTGAAAAAAACTGTATTTTATGCGAAAAAATTTATAAGACTGAGGGAAAATCTAAGATATGAACGGACAAAGGTTTTTGGAACAGTAAGAAAAATTATGAAAAAAATGGGAATACACTTGAAAAATGACAACCTTATAAACAATGAAAAAGATGTATTCTACCTTACTGTTGATGAAATTTTTGGACTTGTTGACGGCTCAATAATTGATGTTGACTTAAAAAAACTTATAGAACTGCGAAAAGAGGAATATAAGAAATACGAATCGGCAGCAATTCTTCCTGACAGATTTTTAACAAGAGGATTCCTAGGAGAAAACTTTTATTATGAAGATCTGACAGGAAATTCACAACTGGACGAAAATACTTTAAAGGGAACTGGATGTAGCAAAGGAATTGTAAAAGGAAAAGTAAAAATTGTCCTAAATCCCATGAATACCCAGGTTGAAGATAGAGATATAGTTGTAACAAAATCCACAGATCCAAGCTGGGTTATGGTTTTTCCTTTATTAAAAGGACTTATAGTGGAAAAGGGGAGTCTCTTGTCTCATAGTGCAATTATTTCGCGAGAGATGAATATCCCTGCCATAGTTGGAGTACAGGGTGCAACAAGCATTCTAGAGACAGGAGATATAGTTCAATTTGACGGAAGTACAGGAATTATTAAAAAATTAGATGACTGATTTTTATTAAAAATTTAAAACTACAAACAAATTAGGAGGGAACATAATTGAAAACGGAAGTAAAAGAAAATAAGGTTGATTTTTCTTTGATAAGATACTCCCAATGCTGGGAAGATACTGAAATATTGCTTGAAAGCCTTGATATAAATGAAAAAGATGTGTGCTTTGGAATTTTGTCAGCAGGGGACAATGTATTTTCGATGCTTGCTAAAAATCCTGAAAAAGTGGTGGCTCTTGACATAAGTTTTCCCCAGATAGCTCTTGCCAAACTTAAAAGAGAAATATTTAAAAGTTTCTCATATGAGGAAATGCTGAAATTTATAGGGATAAAAATTTCATCTGAAAGAATTGAAATGTATGAAAAAATAAAGGTAAATCTTGAGGAAGATGTGAGGAACTACTGGGATTTTAATAGGGAAGCGATTGAAAATGGAATAATCCATATTGGAAAATTTGAAAAGTTTTTTAAAATTTTCAGGGAAAAAATACTTCCTTTTGTGCATAGTAAAAAACGGATAGAAAAACTTCTTGAAAAAAAATCAAGGCAGGAAAGAATTGATTATTATGACAGACATTGGAATAATTTTAGATGGAAACTGATGTTTAAGCTGTTCTTTTCAAAATACATAGTTGGGAAACTGGGAAGGGATAAGGCATTTTTCAGATATGCAGAAAAAAATATTTCTGAGGAAATGAAGGAAAGAAGCAGATATGCCCTCTGTGAACTGCCTCCATATGAGAATCCTTACATTTGCTATATTCTGACAGGAAATTACCGTTTGGAACACCTGCCTTACTTTTTGCGAGAAGAAAATTTTGAAAATATTAAGAAAAATCTTCATAAATTGGAAATTGTTCAGAATTCTGTTGAGGAATATCTTGATGGGATAGATTTTAAAATAAATAAATTTAATTTAAGTGATATTTTTGAATATATGTCTTTGGAAAATTATAGAAAATTAATGAAAAAAATTTATGATAATGCTGATAATAATGCAATACTGGCATACTGGAACTTGATTGTGGAAAGAAATTCATCAAAATTAGAATCTCTAAAGAGAAAAGAAAATATAAAAAACAATTTTCACAGGCTGGAAGAGCTCGATAAAAGGCTTCATAAAAAGGACAAGACGTTTTTTTATACTGATTTTGTAGTTGAAAAGGTGATAAAATATGGAAATAGTTAAAATGACAGCTGTTCTGGCAGCTTTTATCCTGTTTTTCCTTTTACTGAACCAACTTGAAAAAAGTGAAAAACTAAATTCAGAACTTATACGGAAAATCCTGCATATAGGCTCAGGAATCGGAGGGCTGGCACTTCCTTTTATATTTGAGGAAAAAAGTTCAGTTATAATACTTGGAGCAGTTTTTCTTATGTTACTTATTTCCATTAGGATAGTGAAACATAAAATAACAGGATTGAAAAAGGTGCTGGAAACAAAAAACAGGAAAACTTTTGGAGATATATATTTTATTGTGAGTATTCTTGGATTATGGATTGTATCAAGCGAAGACAAAGTAATGTATTCCCTCCCTCTTATAATTCTTATGTTTTCCGATGCCTTTGCCGCTCTTATAGGTGAATTTTACAGCAAATACAGGTTTAATACAGGATTTGGCACGAAATCAATAGAAGGCTCAATAACATTCTTTCTTACAACATATTTTATATGTATAAATTTCTTTTTATTCTTTAGTGATATTGGCAGCATAAACATCGTGCTTGTTTCCCTGCTTTTAAGCATTCTTACAATGATTCTTGAAGTTATTTCGTGGAATGGACTGGATAATCTTTTTGTACCGTTCTTTGTGTATCTGTTTCTGAGGTTAAATTTGTATTTGACAGCACAGGAACTGATGTACAAATTTTGGGTAATAATGATACTTTTCATAATTATAATTTTGAATAGAAAAAAGACTACGCTTACAAGGGTTGCACAAACTGCAAGTTTATTTTTTCTTTATATCGTAATGATAATTGGAGGGATAAAATGGCTTATTCCGCCACTAATAATGTATCTTGGCTATTATCATTTCACGCCAAAGGTAAGGGGGCAAGTAAAAGATTCACTCAGAGGACTTCTGACAATAGCATTTACCACAGCAATATGGCTTGCTATGAGTATTATACTTGATAAAAATAAAATGTACCTTATTTATATCTTTACCTTTTCACTGCACTTTGGAATTATAAATTTAATAAGAGATAATGCGGGAAATGTAAAACGGGAAACATTTAGGATGAACTTTCTGATGGGAAGCATAGGAAAATCGTTAGCTTTCTTTATAATAAATTATCTTGCTTTGTCAAGAATTTTAGATTTTAAAATGCTAATTGGAATAATAATTCTTATATTTGGCGGCATATTTACTTATGAAACAAGCATGAAGATTTTTTATATTATTGAAAAGGAAAAGGAGCTTAGCGGAGAAACAAAAGTATTTATAGCTTCTGGAACAGTTTTTATCTGTTCTATGCTGCTATTAGGAATTGGAATGCTCTAAAATTGTCAAAGGTATAAAATTTTAGCATTTAAATATGGTAAATTATCAAAAAGGAGAAAATTTACAAATGAAAATCAAGCGATATGTAATAACAGAAAATAATCAAATAAATAAAATCAATTTAGAAAAATACATTACGGAAAATAACATTTCACAAAATGAAATTCCAAAAATACAAATAGAACATCCATCTGAAATTATTGTTTTTTATAATGAAAATGAAGAAATGGCTGGAAGTCTTAATTTATGGCACAATCGCCCTAATTACAACGGAAAGGCAACATCATATATTGGCAATGTAAATATTTTGGAAAAATATCGGAAAAACGAAACAGAAATATTTAATGAAATTTTTGAAAATCTTAAAAAAGATTGTATAGAAACAATAATAGGCCCTTTAAATGGGACTACTTGGAATACATATCGGTATGTTACGGACATGGGAAATCATCCCCCGTTTTTGCTGGAGCCTTTTAATGAAGAATATTATGTGGAATTGTTTGAAAAAATTGGATTTGAACCACTTGCCTACTATATTTCTACAATAATGGAAAATATGAATCCTGTTCAAAGGGGAAATTTGTCTAAAAAAATTGAAAAGTTGAGAAAATTTGACTTTTATAAGGACATCACGGTAAAATCTGCGGAAAATGAGGATTTACTCGTTGTGCTGAATAAAGTTTACGACTTGACGATTGAGGCATTTAAAAATAATTTTCTATATTCTAAATTGGATAGAGAAATATTTTTGAAAATGTATATGAGTTATGAAGATAAAATTGTAAAAAAATTCTTTAAAATGCTTTATTTAAAAGACGAATTAATAGGCTATGTATTTGGAATACCTGATTATGCCGAACTTCAATACAAGGAGAAAATAAAAACTATGATTCTTAAAACGATTGCAATTTCTCCCAAATATAATGGAAAAGGGATGGGGTATATTCTGATAGATGAACTTGTGAAGGAAGCGGAACGTTCAGGCTATAAAAATGTGATTTATGCCTTGATGCACGAAAAAAATATATCAAAAAATATCGGCTCACTTTTAGGAGA is a window encoding:
- a CDS encoding type II toxin-antitoxin system RelE/ParE family toxin, producing the protein MKSYYKVLYSKKAEKFMKSHKEYGIRFFKNFTELSKDFYNNFNNFDIDYYESFQNAYRMRIGKYRAIFTIENEEIKIINVIDINSRGDIYKK
- the rsmA gene encoding 16S rRNA (adenine(1518)-N(6)/adenine(1519)-N(6))-dimethyltransferase RsmA; translated protein: MKRKKEKYQKKNKHFENENHKAKKKYGQNFLNDSSLSDEILNVANIDEKTEVLEIGPGLGFLTEKLIENSKFLTAFEIDDDLIPFLTKKFEKKENFKLIHQDFMEADLGNFFENRQNVKVVANIPYYITSPIINKLLKYRENIDEIYLMVQKEVAERIASQPHSKNMSLLTHAVQFYAEAEYLFTVPKEKFDPVPKVDSAFLRIKILKDKRYESQISEEKYFKYLKEAFSNKRKSIANNLIKLGFSKDVVGNALEKTGKTRLARTEEFSVQEFIDFIEILEG
- the hpt gene encoding hypoxanthine phosphoribosyltransferase, giving the protein MIRDVEFGIKKQLITKEEIRKRLAELGKEITEDFKGENEPLIVVGLLKGSIVFMADLIREIKLPLEIDFIEASSYGEGTQSSREVKILKDLRSTISGKNVLVVEDIIDSGFTLKKVLQLLGSRNPKKVSLCTLLDKPERREVEIDVQYIGFEIPNEFVVGYGLDFNENYRNLEYVGIAEPSVFE
- the rplT gene encoding 50S ribosomal protein L20, with the protein product MPRVKTGIVRRKRHKKVLKEAKGYRGAIKTNYKKANEAVKKAMAYATEHRKLKKRKMRELWIIRINAAARLNGISYSRLMNGLKKAGIELDRKVLADLALNNPAEFTKLVEKVK
- the rpmI gene encoding 50S ribosomal protein L35, with amino-acid sequence MPKMKTHRGTKKRVKVTGSGKISLRHSGKSHILTKKTHKRKKRLGQDAIAPKGAERKIKKVLAGQEGR
- the infC gene encoding translation initiation factor IF-3 translates to MFFIRGNNRSDEPRMNERIRAREIRVVGDDGEQFGVMSARDALALAAEKELDLVEISPNATPPVCKIMDYGKFKYEKTKKDKENKKKQKNVVVKEIRIKPHIDEHDKETKISQIEKFIAKEHKVKVSLRLTGRERLHAESAIKVLDEFASHFEEIATVEKKYGKEQVQKFILLSPKK
- a CDS encoding DUF3644 domain-containing protein yields the protein MEKKTINFINKLIEKSTEAFIMGLEIYNKPTIKYRVEGFSFFICNAWELMLKAKLLKEEKSIYFSNQPNRTISLTRAIELIFTNNKNPLRINLETINELRNTSTHFITEDYEKIYAPLFQACVKNYCDKLLEFHNIDITNQIAQDFLTLRTVFSDFDETELLAKYPPELAEKLIFNNNNIQVLEKQNNNNFAFTINHYLYITKNPKNADFKISVDRNSNSKGTIIREIRNPNNTHIFSHGKLTKYIKEELEKRNILFEYSLSNGEIKKSFTTNTLNLFIQFYDMKNNEKFSFKHVIGESCQYTYSINAAEFIINEIKKDPKSIYENLKKGIEIKKKITSGAKEF
- a CDS encoding PEP/pyruvate-binding domain-containing protein, with translation MKYIYNVDKLKNHNENTVFEEKIGKKAQNLVELAAASFNVPYFSVITNRYFKEIVLKEIEEDNRKAGNNDEIKDWDDVFSGNSERKIENIIRIIKNHRIKEEFQKEIENTLNEESYYAVRSSSIEEDSSNFSFAGQFETYLYVKKENMLEKIKEVWISSFSPHVMKYRKEGKINNEINVPAVIIQEMVNSEKAGVGFSVNPVNNNYDEAVISGTYGLGTSIVDGDENGDLFIYNKKTKEIKKEIRTKKIRQVLDFENQKIKVEEINIEEEVLSSDEIRELGENIINIEKYYGKPQDMEWAFEKGKLYILQSRPITTLEKINEKTSNTIIWDNSNIVESYPEITLPLTFSFIRKAYSDVYKRFSEITGVPPKVVESYQVVYDNMLGLLKGRVYYNLINWYKLLMLFPNSKGNSKFMEQMMGVKKELSEENLNENLLEAEEKMTGLEKFRNRLEKYKEGFTLFMNMFLIEKKAEKFYKIIDENLNGKNSNLDNKNIKELKKYYKFLENKFLKNWEIPIINDFLVMVWFGLSKKMAEKYIKENFEEKHNILIAQEGNDMISVEPSRYIKKMSDMLRQDKSLQNEIKDIIKNDGKLMPDVLKLTKNAKFNSLLNEYMEKFGDRTVHELKLEAPTLKEEPIFLIKMIFSLSMTENIQEHSKRNISEEQKKIYDNLKISPVKKYLLKKTVFYAKKFIRLRENLRYERTKVFGTVRKIMKKMGIHLKNDNLINNEKDVFYLTVDEIFGLVDGSIIDVDLKKLIELRKEEYKKYESAAILPDRFLTRGFLGENFYYEDLTGNSQLDENTLKGTGCSKGIVKGKVKIVLNPMNTQVEDRDIVVTKSTDPSWVMVFPLLKGLIVEKGSLLSHSAIISREMNIPAIVGVQGATSILETGDIVQFDGSTGIIKKLDD